A window of Candidatus Zixiibacteriota bacterium genomic DNA:
AAAGGAATTGCCCGCGCCGGAGAGCAAACGTAAAGCAAAAATCCCTTCTGCCGGGCAAAGGCAAAAAGCCGCCCACAATCAGGAATTTTCCTTTGTCCCGATAATCTTGTTGACATTAATTATTCAGTAGGCTACACTACCATGAACAAGTGTTGTATAATATTATGTTAACTGCTACACCATATTAAACGTACAAGGTAAGGTTGAAATGACAGCAAAAGAAGTTGTTCTTGCCTACTGGAAAGCAATGGAGGGTAATGACTTTTACAAAGCTAGCGTGTGCTTATCTGAAGACTTTGAATGTTACTGGCCTCAATCGTCAGAATTGATCATTAGCAGAGAGAACTTCGCTGAGATGAATACTAATTACCCTGCAAATGGTACCTGGAGGTTTAACATCAATTCAGTTGTTTGCGAAGGTAATCAGGAGGTTAGTGATGTAGATATTACCGATAGTATAGTCAGCGCCAGAGCAATAACATTCCATACAGTAGAGAATGGGTTAATCACCAAACAAACAGAATTTTGGCCAGACAACTATGATGCTCCGGAGTGGAGACGAAAGTGGGTCAAAATTGTGAAATGATTATTTTAATCATGCAGAAAGTAGGGCAGGTCTCCTCGAGACCTGCCTATTTAGGGTAGCTGGTAAACAGATAAGAGCACTATTTACATGAAAGCATGTTGAAAATTATTAAATGTATTTATGCAATAAACGAGCCGAATAGGCAGAAGTCGGGGACTTCTGCCCTACGAAGCTGATAGTTATTGTGCGCGGCAGACCTCCTGGTCTGCCCGTCCTCTCATGTCAAGCAGAGGAGCACACGAGGACGTGTGCCGCCCACA
This region includes:
- a CDS encoding nuclear transport factor 2 family protein — translated: MTAKEVVLAYWKAMEGNDFYKASVCLSEDFECYWPQSSELIISRENFAEMNTNYPANGTWRFNINSVVCEGNQEVSDVDITDSIVSARAITFHTVENGLITKQTEFWPDNYDAPEWRRKWVKIVK